One part of the Clostridium thermosuccinogenes genome encodes these proteins:
- a CDS encoding TnsD family transposase, translating into MHFFPTPYPDEILYSVLARYSVRCGITSYQTIMESIFGKCSSRAVMEMPFNLNSLVSNLPVNCPYTADDLIYNHTLYPFFTAFLPKERAEEVKQLMLSEGGSKIYGKAGIIGSRIPLNQYLRFCPKCFEEEQKLYGEGYWHRLHQIPFVMVCPIHKAILHNSTVLVRGHNPQAYVPADADNCINNELLYFKPETIEKFVLIAQDARLLLENRYPYKPFKWFAKQYLERFKELGYANVNGKVYWEQVKRDFINFYGLEFLNAVYSNVWDKEQGRWLKEVTHSDAKAVYPIRHLMLARFLGIGVEELFIKELNYRPFGEGPWVCLNPAADHFLEPVIKDVEIKYRRRNKNTNGFFRCPCGYEYMETVTREQGERGKGRRRFVRVVEYGHVWKAKAHELHESGVSIQEIAVRLNADISTVRKYISEKRQEKSKKLVERNSVASAEFEVKRQYHREKWLQIVRENPDKGRLELRRLGKYTCTWLCRNDREWWEKNTPAKKYVQAYSNVDWEIRDKEILQHVKQTVQEILESDEKPQRISLRLIKTKSGLKSFDLQLDKLPLTKSFINSVIEAPMELHKRRIQWAIDKLNEEGKALTVTNITAMTGVGNRYRKQVVEEIKRVLGELGER; encoded by the coding sequence ATGCATTTTTTTCCAACCCCATATCCTGATGAAATCCTTTATAGTGTATTGGCACGCTATAGTGTTCGCTGTGGGATTACAAGTTATCAAACTATCATGGAGAGCATATTTGGAAAGTGTAGTTCCAGGGCTGTAATGGAAATGCCTTTTAATTTGAATTCGCTGGTATCTAACCTACCTGTGAATTGTCCTTATACTGCTGATGATTTGATTTATAATCATACTCTGTACCCATTCTTTACTGCATTTCTTCCAAAAGAACGGGCAGAAGAAGTAAAACAATTAATGCTGTCTGAAGGTGGAAGCAAAATTTATGGTAAAGCAGGTATTATCGGCAGTAGGATTCCACTAAACCAATATTTAAGATTTTGTCCCAAATGCTTCGAAGAAGAGCAGAAATTGTATGGTGAAGGATATTGGCACAGGTTGCATCAGATACCCTTTGTAATGGTGTGTCCTATACATAAAGCGATTCTTCATAATAGTACTGTTTTAGTGCGGGGTCATAATCCACAAGCCTATGTACCTGCTGACGCTGATAACTGCATTAATAATGAATTACTTTATTTCAAACCTGAAACGATAGAGAAGTTTGTACTCATTGCTCAAGATGCAAGATTATTGCTTGAGAACCGGTATCCATATAAGCCGTTTAAATGGTTTGCCAAACAGTATTTAGAACGGTTTAAGGAATTAGGATATGCTAATGTAAATGGTAAAGTGTATTGGGAACAAGTAAAAAGGGATTTTATAAATTTCTACGGACTTGAGTTTCTGAATGCTGTCTATTCAAATGTATGGGATAAGGAACAGGGAAGGTGGCTGAAGGAAGTTACGCACAGCGATGCGAAGGCAGTGTATCCAATTCGGCACCTGATGCTGGCAAGATTTTTAGGAATAGGAGTAGAAGAACTTTTTATAAAAGAGTTAAATTACAGACCTTTCGGAGAAGGACCTTGGGTATGTCTTAATCCTGCTGCTGACCACTTTCTTGAACCTGTAATAAAAGACGTAGAAATAAAGTATAGGCGTAGAAATAAGAACACTAATGGTTTTTTCAGATGTCCCTGCGGATATGAATATATGGAAACAGTTACAAGAGAACAAGGAGAAAGGGGTAAGGGGCGGCGCAGATTTGTCAGGGTTGTAGAGTATGGACATGTATGGAAGGCTAAGGCTCATGAATTGCATGAAAGTGGAGTAAGTATTCAGGAAATTGCAGTAAGACTTAATGCAGATATTAGTACTGTAAGAAAGTATATTTCTGAAAAAAGACAGGAAAAAAGCAAAAAGTTAGTAGAACGTAATAGTGTTGCTTCTGCGGAGTTTGAAGTAAAAAGACAGTATCACAGGGAAAAGTGGCTTCAGATAGTCAGGGAAAATCCAGACAAAGGCAGACTTGAATTACGGAGGCTGGGTAAATATACCTGTACCTGGTTATGCAGGAATGATAGGGAGTGGTGGGAGAAAAATACTCCTGCAAAGAAATACGTTCAGGCTTACAGTAATGTTGATTGGGAAATTAGGGACAAGGAAATCTTACAGCATGTTAAGCAAACTGTTCAGGAAATATTAGAAAGTGATGAAAAACCTCAGAGAATCAGCCTGCGGTTGATTAAAACTAAGTCAGGACTTAAGAGTTTCGATTTGCAACTAGATAAATTACCACTAACCAAGTCATTCATCAATTCTGTTATAGAGGCTCCTATGGAATTGCACAAGAGGCGTATACAATGGGCAATTGATAAACTTAATGAAGAAGGCAAGGCATTGACTGTTACTAATATTACTGCCATGACAGGTGTAGGTAATAGATATAGGAAGCAGGTTGTGGAAGAGATTAAGAGGGTGTTAGGGGAGTTGGGTGAAAGGTAG